The Punica granatum isolate Tunisia-2019 chromosome 4, ASM765513v2, whole genome shotgun sequence genome has a window encoding:
- the LOC116205597 gene encoding lysophospholipid acyltransferase 1-like has translation MELNMESMAGAIGVSVPVFRFLICFLATIPVSFLWRLVPGRLPKHLYSAASGSILSYLAFGFSSNLHFLVPMMLGYLSMLLFRPFCGILTFFLGFGYLIGCHVYYMSGDAWKEGGIDATGALMVLTLKVISCAINYNDGLLKDEDLREAQKKNQLIKLPSLIEYFGYCLCCGSHFAGPVYEMKDYLEWTEGTGIWSHSEKGPKPSPFGAALRAIIQAAFCMAMYLYLVPHYPLTRFTEPVYNEWGFWKRLSYQYMAGLTARWKYYFIWSISEASLIISGLGFSGWTESSPPKPRWDRAKNVDIVGVEFAKSAVQLPLVWNIQVSTWLRHYVYDRLVQTGKRPGFFQLLATQTVSAIWHGLYPGYIIFFVQSALMIAGSRVIYRWQQAVPPKMALIKNILVFLNFAYTLLVLNYSAVGFMVLSMHETLASYGSVYYIGTILPISLILLGYVIKPAKPARSKARKDQ, from the exons ATGGAGCTGAACATGGAGTCCATGGCGGGGGCGATCGGAGTTTCCGTCCCCGTGTTCCGGTTCCTTATCTGCTTCCTCGCCACCATCCCCGTCTCCTTCCTCTGGCGCCTCGTCCCCGGCCGCCTTCCCAAGCACCTCTACTCCGCCGCCTCTGGCTCCATCCTCTCCTACCTTGCCTTCGGCTTCTCCTCCAACCTCCACTTCCTCGTTCCCATGATGCTCGGCTACCTCTCCATGCTCCTCTTCCGCCCATTTTGCGGAATATTGACCTTCTTCCTCGGATTTGGCTACCTCATCGGATG CCATGTATACTACATGAGCGGGGATGCATGGAAGGAAGGTGGAATTGATGCTACAG GAGCTTTGATGGTGTTAACCTTGAAAGTCATTTCCTGCgcaataaattacaatgatGGCTTGCTAAAAGATGAGGACCTTCGTGAAGCTCAGAAGAAAAATCAGTTAATTAAGCTGCCTTCACTGATAGAGTATTTTGGGTACTGCCTCTGTTGCGGCAGCCACTTTGCGGGTCCCGTCTATGAGATGAAGGATTATCTTGAATGGACTGAAGGAACGGGG ATTTGGAGTCACTCAGAGAAAGGGCCTAAGCCATCACCTTTCGGAGCAGCACTTCGGGCAATTATTCAAGCTgctttttgcatggctatgtaCCTGTACCTAGTACCGCACTATCCTCTGACTCGGTTTACCGAACCAGTGTACAATGAATGGGGATTCTGGAAGCGGTTGAGCTATCAGTACATGGCTGGCTTAACCGCTCGCTGGAAATATTACTTCATCTGGTCAATTTCAGAGGCATCTCTCATCATATCCGGTCTCGGTTTCAGTGGATGGACCGAATCTTCTCCACCAAAGCCACGGTGGGACAGGGCAAAGAATGTTGATATTGTGGGAGTTGAGTTTGCGAAGAGTGCGGTGCAGTTGCCACTTGTGTGGAACATCCAAGTCAGCACTTGGCTCCGTCATT ATGTGTACGATCGGCTGGTTCAGACGGGCAAAAGGCCTGGTTTCTTCCAATTGTTGGCGACACAGACAGTTAGCGCCATTTGGCAT GGATTATATCCTGGGTACATCATATTCTTTGTACAGTCAGCTTTGATGATAGCTGGTTCTCGAG TCATATACAGATGGCAGCAAGCAGTGCCTCCAAAGATGGCTCTCATAAAGAATATCCTTGTCTTCTTGAACTTTGCCTATACCCTCTTGGTCTTGAATTACTCTGCTGTCGGTTTCATG GTGCTGAGCATGCATGAGACGCTAGCATCATACGGGAGCGTGTACTATATTGGAACGATTCTTCCCATATCCCTGATCCTCCTTGGCTATGTCATTAAGCCTGCGAAGCCCGCAAGATCCAAGGCTCGTAAAGATCAGTGA
- the LOC116205286 gene encoding F-box protein PP2-A12-like: MGAIFSSCSPAPSSVPRPAGLGDLPESCVASILTHLEPKDICGLARLNRAFRGASWADFVWESKLPENYAALFQQMFDRPVDGLGKRQLYTRLCQACTFDGGTKKVWLDKETSRVCLNICAKGLAITGIDDRRYWNHVPTDESRFQTVAYLQQTWWFEVEGEIEFPFPPGTYSVFFRLQLGQTSRRFGRRVCNTEHVHGWDKKPVRFQLWASEGQSSASQCFLRAPGKWVHYHVGDFNVLGHDSPPTRVKFSMTQIDCTHTKGGLCVDSVLIYPCEYKERFKQFYAP, from the exons atgGGTGCGATCTTTTCCAGTTGCTCTCCTGCTCCTTCCTCTGTTCCTCGTCCGGCCGGTCTCGGGGACTTGCCGGAGAGCTGTGTCGCCTCGATCCTGACCCACCTGGAACCGAAGGACATATGTGGGCTTGCTCGGCTAAATCGGGCTTTCCGGGGCGCGTCGTGGGCTGATTTCGTCTGGGAATCGAAGCTGCCCGAGAATTACGCGGCTCTCTTCCAGCAGATGTTCGACCGGCCGGTCGACGGTTTGGGCAAGCGGCAGCTTTACACGAGGCTCTGCCAAGCGTGTACCTTCGATGGTGGCACGAAG AAAGTGTGGCTAGATAAAGAAACGAGCCGTGTCTGTCTAAACATTTGTGCAAAGGGTTTAGCAATCACAGGGATTGATGATCGGAGATATTGGAATCACGTCCCTACCGATGAGTCTAG ATTTCAAACTGTGGCTTATCTTCAGCAAACTTGGTGGTTCGAAGTCGAGGGCGAGATTGAGTTCCCATTTCCTCCAGGCACATACAGCGTCTTCTTCAGGCTGCAACTAGGGCAAACCTCTAGGCGGTTCGGCCGAAGAGTCTGCAACACCGAGCATGTCCATGGTTGGGACAAGAAACCGGTGCGGTTCCAGCTTTGGGCCTCGGAGGGCCAGTCCTCGGCATCCCAGTGCTTCTTGAGGGCGCCCGGGAAGTGGGTGCACTACCATGTCGGTGATTTTAACGTTCTGGGCCACGACTCCCCCCCAACAAGGGTTAAGTTCTCGATGACCCAGATCGACTGTACACATACGAAGGGTGGGCTCTGTGTCGATTCTGTGTTGATATACCCCTGTGAATACAAAGAGAGGTTTAAGCAATTTTATGCTCCTtaa